The Corynebacterium comes genome window below encodes:
- a CDS encoding FAD/NAD(P)-binding protein, whose protein sequence is MGGEEPVITVAIIGGGPRGLWAAEELLGVARERGAAVALHVFDDGGPAAYDPQQPEEWLINVRSSVIRTQLGSFDDWRGVHDDPFPPRRLVGEFLAASWVALADHVPPRCTFTRHTVHVAELEPGGGQWCVEGELFDEVLLATGHATDWPGSLAHAQLPEDVRVIASPYPAGNLAGIGPEDRVLVRGAALTFHDVTRACSPAVFIPVTRTGKFMVVKPEIGTVDVREIIDAGRERIRGVEDLPELVDVLDDVAGQLLERAGTTDTDWAAGIAWRDLYPAIVERASYAGRDSLAGFGELARRLERVAFGPPPETAAHLQSLIDSGRVDPTHLHRGGEPLNDLVRELDITVVVDAVIPPPGVVPGTLCRSLVDAGHARVRPGTRGLDVEPDGTVVGQKNLAAVGRMTEDVVLGNDTLSRTLHDVIPRWARRVVPGPGQAHGIPPLTARLEPWARELTSDPGACRDLISEFGSPVNVLHPETMPPHLAELVDAGADMGVETRIFFARKANKGLAFVDAVRDAGHGVDVAGERELSQVLARGVPGERIILSAAIKPDRLLELAIANGVTISADSRAELDRISALAGDRRARVAPRVAPDPELLPPTRFGERSGDWARHLAGPVAGVDVVGLHVHLHGYSAAARATALRECCSLVDALVAAGHAPSFIDLGGGVPMNYLDDAQQWAGYQAARAAMIDGYADPFTWKSDPLNNTYPYHQSPVRGGWLKQVLGDGVAAELRRRHLRLHLEPGRSVLDGCGLILAEVAFVKTRSDGVPLVGLAMNRTQCRTTSDDYLVDPIHVTDSADGKELEAYLVGAYCIEDELILRRRIRFPKGVKAGDVIAIPNTAGYFMHILESASHQIPLAKNVVWPAGVLDDIDV, encoded by the coding sequence ATGGGTGGAGAAGAACCTGTGATCACGGTTGCCATCATCGGCGGGGGGCCGCGGGGCCTGTGGGCGGCCGAGGAGCTGCTGGGCGTGGCCCGCGAACGGGGTGCGGCGGTGGCGCTGCACGTCTTCGACGACGGCGGTCCCGCCGCCTATGATCCGCAGCAGCCGGAGGAGTGGCTGATCAACGTGCGTTCCTCGGTCATCCGGACGCAGCTGGGCAGCTTCGACGACTGGCGCGGGGTCCACGACGATCCCTTCCCGCCGCGGCGTCTGGTGGGGGAGTTCCTCGCCGCATCCTGGGTGGCACTCGCCGACCACGTGCCGCCGCGCTGCACCTTCACCCGGCACACGGTGCACGTGGCGGAGCTTGAACCCGGGGGCGGGCAGTGGTGCGTCGAAGGAGAACTCTTCGACGAGGTCCTCCTCGCCACCGGTCATGCCACCGACTGGCCGGGTTCCCTCGCCCATGCGCAGCTGCCCGAGGACGTGCGCGTCATCGCCTCGCCCTACCCGGCCGGCAACCTCGCGGGCATCGGGCCCGAGGACCGGGTGCTGGTGCGCGGTGCGGCCCTGACCTTCCACGACGTCACCCGGGCCTGTTCCCCGGCGGTGTTCATTCCCGTCACACGAACAGGAAAATTCATGGTGGTCAAGCCTGAGATCGGGACTGTGGACGTGCGGGAGATCATCGACGCCGGCCGGGAACGCATCCGTGGAGTCGAGGATCTGCCGGAACTCGTCGACGTCCTCGACGACGTCGCGGGGCAGCTGCTGGAACGCGCCGGTACCACGGACACGGACTGGGCCGCCGGAATTGCGTGGCGCGACCTCTACCCCGCGATCGTCGAGCGGGCCTCCTACGCCGGACGCGACAGCCTCGCGGGCTTCGGCGAACTCGCACGCCGCCTCGAGCGGGTCGCCTTCGGACCGCCGCCGGAGACCGCCGCGCACCTGCAGTCGCTCATCGACTCCGGGCGCGTCGACCCCACACACCTGCACCGCGGCGGTGAACCCCTCAACGACCTCGTCCGGGAGCTCGACATCACGGTGGTCGTCGACGCCGTCATCCCGCCACCCGGCGTGGTCCCCGGCACCCTGTGCCGGTCGCTTGTCGACGCCGGACACGCCCGTGTCCGCCCGGGCACCCGCGGCCTGGACGTGGAACCGGACGGCACCGTCGTGGGGCAGAAGAACCTCGCGGCCGTCGGCCGCATGACCGAGGACGTGGTCCTGGGCAACGACACCCTCTCGCGCACCCTCCACGACGTCATCCCGCGCTGGGCGCGCCGGGTGGTCCCCGGGCCGGGACAGGCCCACGGCATCCCGCCGCTGACCGCCCGTCTGGAACCCTGGGCCCGTGAGCTCACCTCCGACCCCGGGGCCTGCCGGGACCTGATCTCGGAGTTCGGCAGTCCGGTCAATGTCCTGCACCCGGAGACGATGCCGCCGCACCTGGCGGAGCTCGTCGACGCGGGCGCGGACATGGGCGTGGAAACCCGCATCTTCTTCGCCCGCAAAGCCAACAAGGGGCTCGCGTTCGTCGACGCGGTCCGCGACGCCGGGCACGGCGTGGATGTGGCCGGCGAGCGGGAACTCTCGCAGGTCCTCGCCCGTGGCGTGCCCGGGGAACGGATCATCCTCTCCGCCGCCATCAAACCGGACCGGCTCCTGGAGCTGGCCATCGCCAACGGGGTGACCATCTCCGCGGATTCCCGTGCCGAGCTCGACCGCATCTCCGCTCTCGCCGGGGACCGCCGTGCCCGGGTGGCACCCCGGGTGGCCCCTGACCCTGAGCTGCTCCCGCCGACCCGTTTCGGCGAACGCTCGGGGGACTGGGCCCGACATCTCGCGGGTCCGGTCGCGGGCGTGGACGTCGTCGGCCTGCACGTTCACCTCCACGGCTACTCCGCAGCCGCCCGGGCCACCGCGTTACGCGAGTGCTGCTCGCTTGTCGACGCCCTCGTCGCCGCCGGCCACGCCCCCTCCTTCATCGACCTCGGCGGCGGGGTCCCCATGAACTACCTCGACGATGCGCAGCAGTGGGCCGGCTACCAGGCGGCCCGCGCCGCGATGATCGACGGCTACGCCGACCCCTTCACCTGGAAGTCCGACCCGCTGAACAACACCTACCCCTACCACCAGTCGCCGGTGCGTGGCGGGTGGCTGAAGCAGGTGCTCGGGGACGGGGTCGCCGCCGAGCTGAGGCGCCGGCACCTGCGCCTGCACCTGGAGCCGGGGCGCAGCGTGCTCGACGGGTGCGGGCTGATCCTGGCGGAGGTGGCCTTCGTGAAGACCCGCAGCGACGGCGTACCACTGGTCGGCCTGGCGATGAACCGCACCCAGTGCCGCACCACCTCCGACGACTACCTGGTCGACCCGATCCACGTCACCGATTCGGCGGACGGGAAGGAGCTGGAGGCGTACCTGGTGGGCGCCTACTGCATCGAGGACGAGCTCATCCTGCGCCGGCGCATCCGTTTCCCGAAGGGCGTGAAGGCCGGCGACGTCATCGCCATCCCGAACACCGCCGGCTACTTCATGCATATCCTCGAGAGCGCCTCGCACCAGATCCCGCTGGCGAAGAACGTGGTCTGGCCGGCGGGTGTGCTCGACGACATCGACGTCTAA
- a CDS encoding DUF2202 domain-containing protein — MALARKFGAAVLAATLTLTATQVADAAGPRRGQSGQQQVAAAPTATSTTVDINSELLYLIEEEKLAYDVYRAMLNAHGTRIFENISASEATHQNAALPLLQKRGLTDPRLGAGKFSDPGLQKLYDELVAKGVQSPRDALEVGRTIEEMDIADLEQVLAGIGPEDADVRTVMENLLKASRNHLSAFNRQLAL; from the coding sequence ATGGCACTCGCCCGTAAATTCGGAGCAGCTGTCCTCGCCGCCACCCTGACGCTCACCGCCACCCAGGTGGCGGATGCCGCAGGGCCCCGCCGAGGACAGTCCGGCCAGCAGCAGGTCGCCGCGGCGCCGACCGCCACCTCCACCACCGTGGACATCAACTCCGAACTCCTCTACCTCATCGAGGAGGAGAAGCTCGCCTACGATGTCTACCGGGCGATGCTCAATGCACACGGCACCCGCATCTTCGAGAACATCAGCGCCAGCGAGGCCACCCACCAGAATGCAGCTCTGCCGCTCCTGCAGAAGCGCGGGCTCACCGATCCGCGGCTCGGCGCCGGAAAGTTCAGCGACCCCGGCCTGCAGAAACTCTACGACGAGCTGGTGGCCAAGGGCGTGCAGAGCCCGCGCGACGCCCTGGAGGTCGGAAGGACCATCGAGGAGATGGACATCGCCGATCTGGAGCAGGTGCTCGCCGGCATCGGCCCCGAGGACGCCGATGTGAGGACCGTCATGGAGAACCTGCTCAAGGCCTCCCGCAACCACCTCAGCGCCTTCAACCGTCAGCTCGCCCTTTAA
- a CDS encoding pyridoxal-phosphate dependent enzyme, producing the protein MNGPTIADTIGNTPLVRLNRIAPGRDVTVWAKLEFFNPGGSAKDRTAQAMVASGGLKPGDTVVESSSGNLGIALAREAVLGGWNFHCVVDPRTNRSTIAHMQALGAVVHEVTEPDQATGDWLTARRARVAELLTEIDGAICLDQYSNPEAFRAHDEGTMAEILRQLGHAPDHLVVAVSTTGTIGGCLRHIAARGLHTQVTAVDAQGSVLFDGHPGERHLPGFGAGMVPELATSVSPHRVLRINDRESVAGARKLVRLEAILPGASGGAVIAAVEKLLPELAPGSEVVLILHDSGTRYLDTIYNDEWVEKNL; encoded by the coding sequence ATGAATGGTCCCACGATCGCCGACACCATCGGGAACACGCCCCTCGTCCGCCTGAACCGGATCGCCCCAGGCCGGGACGTCACCGTGTGGGCGAAACTCGAGTTCTTCAATCCCGGTGGCAGCGCCAAGGACCGCACCGCCCAGGCCATGGTCGCCTCCGGTGGCCTGAAGCCCGGTGACACCGTGGTGGAGTCCAGCTCCGGCAACCTCGGCATTGCACTCGCCCGGGAGGCGGTCCTCGGTGGCTGGAACTTCCACTGCGTCGTCGATCCGCGCACCAACCGTTCCACCATCGCCCACATGCAGGCGCTGGGTGCGGTCGTCCATGAGGTGACCGAACCTGATCAGGCCACCGGTGACTGGCTCACCGCCCGGCGCGCCCGGGTCGCGGAGCTGCTCACGGAGATCGACGGCGCCATCTGCCTGGACCAGTACTCCAACCCGGAGGCCTTCCGGGCGCACGATGAGGGCACCATGGCGGAGATTCTCCGCCAGCTCGGCCATGCCCCGGACCACCTCGTCGTCGCGGTGAGCACCACCGGCACGATCGGCGGTTGCCTGCGCCACATCGCCGCCCGAGGCCTCCACACTCAGGTCACCGCTGTGGACGCGCAAGGTTCGGTGCTTTTCGACGGCCACCCGGGCGAGCGCCACCTCCCGGGCTTCGGCGCGGGCATGGTGCCCGAGCTCGCGACATCGGTGAGCCCGCACCGTGTGCTCCGCATCAACGACCGCGAATCGGTGGCGGGCGCACGTAAGCTGGTCCGGCTGGAGGCGATCCTGCCGGGGGCTTCGGGCGGGGCGGTGATCGCGGCCGTCGAGAAGCTCCTTCCGGAGCTGGCGCCGGGCAGCGAGGTCGTGCTCATCCTGCACGACAGCGGCACCAGGTACCTGGACACGATCTACAACGACGAATGGGTGGAGAAGAACCTGTGA
- a CDS encoding HD domain-containing protein — protein sequence MPTLTPRLMRAMNTAAVNHREHVRKGSGIPYIAHLYAVMHMVSQVTGDEDVLIAALFHDTLEDVPEVYPESRMRSEFGDRVADIVLGMTKDDSLPDWQARADAYLEHLEHHAPEESVLIACADKLHNLMSIFEDHAALGDRLWERFNSGKEQQQWWYREISRVVEKRIPGLPLNRELAGLVERFKGRADG from the coding sequence ATGCCGACACTGACTCCCCGCCTGATGCGGGCGATGAACACCGCGGCCGTCAATCATCGGGAGCATGTGCGCAAGGGGTCCGGTATCCCGTATATCGCACACCTCTACGCGGTGATGCACATGGTCTCGCAGGTGACCGGGGATGAAGATGTCCTCATCGCCGCGCTCTTCCACGACACGCTCGAGGATGTCCCGGAGGTCTACCCGGAGTCCCGGATGCGTTCGGAGTTCGGTGACCGGGTCGCCGACATCGTGCTCGGGATGACCAAGGACGACTCTTTGCCGGACTGGCAGGCCCGGGCGGATGCCTATCTCGAGCACCTGGAGCACCATGCCCCCGAGGAATCGGTGCTCATCGCGTGTGCGGACAAGCTGCACAATCTCATGTCGATCTTCGAGGATCACGCCGCCCTGGGGGATCGGCTGTGGGAGCGCTTCAACTCCGGAAAAGAACAGCAGCAGTGGTGGTACCGGGAGATTTCCCGGGTGGTGGAGAAGAGGATACCCGGCCTGCCCCTGAACAGGGAGCTGGCCGGGCTGGTGGAGCGGTTTAAAGGGCGAGCTGACGGTTGA
- a CDS encoding DUF2975 domain-containing protein, whose product MSLQVTVLLRGILVIGLLVCLTVQVLAAGGLLFGDGTAPLTAKVVLAVAAVLGLACVEVAIVSVWRLVSLVRQNTVFSPAAFRWVDAIIGAIVGAAFFVLLAGYVVAEVDDAPGLILVTAVLSLLIAGVALIVYVQRMLLVQATGFSAELEAVI is encoded by the coding sequence ATGTCACTACAGGTCACCGTCCTCCTGCGAGGAATCCTCGTCATCGGGCTGCTCGTCTGCCTCACGGTGCAGGTCCTGGCCGCCGGCGGACTGCTGTTCGGCGACGGAACCGCCCCACTGACCGCGAAGGTGGTTCTGGCTGTCGCCGCGGTCCTCGGCCTCGCCTGCGTCGAGGTCGCCATCGTCTCGGTGTGGCGCCTCGTCTCACTCGTCAGGCAGAACACGGTCTTCTCCCCCGCCGCCTTCCGTTGGGTCGACGCCATCATCGGCGCGATCGTCGGCGCAGCGTTCTTCGTGCTGCTCGCGGGCTATGTCGTGGCGGAGGTCGATGATGCCCCCGGACTCATCCTCGTGACGGCGGTGCTGTCCCTGCTCATCGCGGGCGTCGCGCTGATCGTCTACGTCCAGCGGATGCTGCTCGTACAGGCGACGGGCTTCTCCGCCGAGCTCGAGGCGGTCATCTGA
- a CDS encoding helix-turn-helix domain-containing protein produces MAIIVDIDVMLARRKMGVGELAEQVGITPANLSVLKNGRAKAVRFTTLAALCEVLDCQPGDLLRYSPDPPTTRPGKA; encoded by the coding sequence ATGGCCATCATCGTGGATATCGACGTCATGCTCGCCCGGCGGAAGATGGGCGTCGGCGAGCTGGCGGAGCAGGTCGGCATCACCCCGGCCAACCTCTCCGTGCTCAAGAACGGGCGGGCCAAGGCGGTCCGGTTCACCACCCTCGCCGCGCTGTGCGAGGTCCTCGACTGCCAGCCCGGGGACCTGCTGCGCTACTCCCCCGATCCCCCGACTACGCGGCCGGGAAAGGCGTGA
- a CDS encoding IclR family transcriptional regulator, which yields MGQYSAVSGIKVLDRAVAIMTAVAPHPLSLTELCETTGLPRATAHRLATALETHRILARGGDGRWMTGPALSSLGTGGKDHLIAAATPVMARLVDTTGESVQLYQLTGSSRTCVAAQEPPVGLQNTVPVGSQLPLTSGSAAKVFLAFGPKELRESLLADARFSPADLDGVRDRGWSESVAEREVGLASLSAPVFTPAGQFVAVLSVSGPAERLRPHPGRKWGADLAKAAEHLSASL from the coding sequence ATGGGACAGTATAGCGCAGTTTCCGGCATCAAGGTGCTCGACCGGGCAGTGGCCATCATGACGGCCGTGGCACCCCATCCCCTCTCCCTCACGGAGCTGTGTGAGACCACCGGCCTGCCGCGCGCGACCGCCCACCGGCTCGCCACCGCCCTGGAGACCCACCGCATCCTGGCGCGCGGCGGGGACGGTCGGTGGATGACCGGCCCCGCCCTCAGCTCCCTGGGCACCGGCGGCAAGGACCACCTCATCGCCGCGGCCACCCCCGTCATGGCCCGCCTGGTCGACACCACCGGCGAATCCGTGCAGCTCTACCAGCTCACCGGCAGCTCACGCACCTGCGTCGCCGCCCAGGAACCGCCCGTCGGCCTGCAGAACACCGTCCCCGTCGGCTCCCAGCTGCCGCTCACCTCCGGCTCGGCCGCCAAGGTCTTCCTCGCCTTCGGCCCGAAGGAGCTGCGCGAATCCCTGCTTGCCGACGCCCGCTTCTCCCCCGCCGACCTCGACGGGGTGCGGGACCGCGGGTGGAGCGAGTCCGTCGCCGAGCGCGAGGTCGGCCTGGCCTCCCTGTCCGCCCCGGTGTTCACGCCCGCGGGCCAGTTCGTCGCCGTCCTCTCCGTCTCCGGGCCTGCCGAGCGCCTGCGCCCGCACCCCGGACGAAAATGGGGCGCTGACCTGGCGAAGGCGGCGGAACACCTGTCGGCCTCCCTTTAG
- the gltX gene encoding glutamate--tRNA ligase, with amino-acid sequence MTGMTDVRVRFCPSPTGTPHVGLVRTALFNWAYARHTRGTMVFRIEDTDAARDSEESYQALLDAMNWLGLDWDEGVEKGGPHEPYRQSQRMDIYADVLQKLIEAGEVYPAYSTAEEVEERHKAAGRDPKLGYDNHDRTLSDEQIAAFEAEGRQPVWRLRMPDQDWKWNDLVRGEVEFKSATQPDFVVARSNGAPLYTLVNPVDDALMRITHVLRGEDLLSSTPRQLALYEALKRIGVTDFTPEFGHLPFVMGEGNKKLSKRDPQSNLFHHRENGIIPEGMLNYLALLGWSLSGDRDIFSVEELVANFDVADVLGNPARFDQKKLEAINADQIRLLPAAEFEERLRAHLTEFTDFPEDYPADKFKVAAELTQTRIKTLSEAYGLLKFLVTADEDLTLDEKAARKNLKEAAIQPLDAGIAALEAVGEWKTPDIEAALTKALIEDLELKPRTAYGALRVAISGEQVSPPLFESMELLGRESTLARLRAARAVTPFPAA; translated from the coding sequence ATGACGGGCATGACTGACGTTCGTGTTCGTTTCTGCCCATCGCCCACCGGAACCCCGCACGTGGGCCTGGTGCGCACCGCACTGTTCAACTGGGCCTACGCCCGCCACACCCGGGGCACGATGGTGTTCCGCATCGAGGACACCGACGCCGCCCGCGATTCCGAGGAGTCCTATCAGGCGCTTCTCGACGCCATGAACTGGCTCGGCCTGGACTGGGACGAGGGCGTGGAGAAGGGCGGCCCCCACGAGCCGTACCGCCAGTCCCAGCGCATGGACATCTACGCGGACGTCCTGCAGAAGCTCATCGAGGCCGGCGAGGTCTACCCGGCCTACTCCACCGCCGAGGAGGTCGAGGAGCGTCACAAGGCTGCCGGACGTGACCCGAAGCTCGGCTACGACAACCATGACCGCACCCTGAGCGATGAGCAGATCGCCGCCTTCGAGGCCGAGGGACGTCAGCCGGTCTGGCGCCTGCGCATGCCCGACCAGGACTGGAAGTGGAACGACCTGGTCCGCGGCGAGGTCGAGTTCAAGTCCGCCACCCAGCCCGACTTCGTGGTCGCCCGCTCCAACGGCGCCCCGCTGTACACCCTGGTCAACCCGGTCGATGACGCCCTGATGCGCATCACCCACGTCCTGCGCGGCGAGGACCTGCTGTCCTCCACCCCGCGCCAGCTGGCCCTCTACGAGGCACTCAAGCGCATCGGCGTCACCGACTTCACCCCGGAGTTCGGCCACCTGCCGTTCGTCATGGGCGAGGGCAACAAGAAGCTGTCCAAGCGTGATCCGCAGTCCAACCTCTTCCACCACCGCGAGAACGGCATCATCCCGGAGGGCATGCTCAACTACCTCGCGCTGCTGGGCTGGTCCCTGTCCGGCGACCGGGACATCTTCAGCGTCGAGGAGCTGGTGGCCAACTTCGACGTCGCCGACGTGCTGGGCAACCCTGCCCGCTTCGACCAGAAGAAGCTCGAGGCGATCAACGCCGATCAGATCCGCCTGCTGCCGGCGGCAGAGTTCGAGGAGCGTCTCCGTGCGCACCTGACCGAGTTCACGGACTTCCCGGAGGATTACCCGGCCGACAAGTTCAAGGTCGCCGCAGAGCTGACGCAGACGCGCATCAAGACGCTGTCCGAGGCCTACGGCCTGCTCAAGTTCCTCGTCACCGCCGATGAGGACCTGACGCTCGACGAGAAGGCCGCCCGCAAGAACCTCAAGGAGGCCGCCATCCAGCCGCTGGACGCCGGCATCGCCGCACTCGAAGCCGTGGGGGAGTGGAAAACCCCGGACATCGAGGCCGCCCTGACGAAGGCCCTCATCGAGGATCTGGAGCTCAAGCCGCGTACCGCCTACGGCGCCCTGCGCGTGGCCATCTCCGGCGAGCAGGTCTCCCCGCCGCTGTTCGAGTCCATGGAGCTGCTGGGCCGCGAATCGACACTCGCCCGTCTCCGCGCCGCACGCGCAGTCACGCCTTTCCCGGCCGCGTAG